The following proteins are encoded in a genomic region of Hoeflea sp. IMCC20628:
- a CDS encoding ABC transporter ATP-binding protein, producing the protein MTKIIEIRGLTKTFGDVRGVDDISLDIEEGEFVTLLGPSGCGKSTLLRMIGGFEEPTHGRIELDGEDVTHVPPAKRAVNMVFQDYALFPHLTVGKNVGYGLRVSGVPKAEVNSKAREALALVGLEDRYEASPYMLSGGQRQRVALARAIVRRPRVLLLDEPLSALDANLREQMQVELKTLHTKVGLTFVLVTHDQTEALTMSDRVVVMRAGKIVQIGSPQDLYENPQTGYVAGFVGSTNMFRSRIEAGVSGPLISCFGQSLQAPAAAAALGGKDTLFGFRPEKATLLRGDTQAENTLRGQLADVLYHGQSARLVMDLGSGQVVVDMPITDVVGTAGLPQVGSAIAMSIDPHKIMILRDEAQA; encoded by the coding sequence GTGACGAAGATCATTGAAATCAGAGGCCTGACCAAAACATTTGGCGATGTGCGGGGAGTGGATGACATCTCGCTGGATATCGAAGAGGGTGAGTTCGTCACTCTACTTGGGCCATCGGGGTGTGGAAAATCCACGCTGCTGCGGATGATCGGTGGTTTTGAAGAGCCGACGCACGGTCGGATTGAGCTGGACGGAGAAGACGTGACCCACGTGCCGCCAGCCAAGCGCGCGGTGAACATGGTGTTTCAGGACTATGCGCTTTTTCCGCATCTGACTGTCGGCAAAAATGTCGGTTATGGCCTGCGGGTGAGCGGCGTGCCGAAGGCTGAAGTGAACAGCAAGGCGCGCGAGGCGTTGGCGCTGGTGGGCCTGGAAGATCGCTATGAGGCTTCGCCCTATATGCTGTCGGGTGGGCAACGGCAGCGGGTGGCCCTGGCACGGGCTATTGTGCGCAGGCCGCGTGTGCTGTTGCTGGACGAGCCTTTGTCAGCCCTCGATGCCAATCTGCGCGAGCAGATGCAAGTTGAATTGAAGACCCTGCACACCAAGGTAGGGCTTACTTTCGTGTTGGTGACCCATGACCAGACAGAAGCGCTGACCATGTCGGACCGGGTGGTGGTGATGCGTGCTGGAAAGATTGTGCAGATCGGCAGCCCGCAAGATCTCTATGAGAACCCGCAAACCGGCTATGTCGCGGGCTTTGTCGGCAGCACCAACATGTTCCGCTCGCGCATAGAGGCGGGAGTTTCGGGGCCACTGATTTCCTGCTTCGGCCAAAGCCTGCAGGCGCCCGCTGCGGCGGCGGCATTGGGTGGAAAAGATACATTGTTTGGGTTTCGTCCCGAGAAGGCGACGCTGTTGCGCGGCGACACACAGGCTGAAAATACACTGCGTGGCCAGCTTGCCGATGTGCTCTATCACGGACAAAGCGCGCGACTGGTGATGGACCTTGGCAGCGGACAGGTGGTCGTCGACATGCCGATCACCGATGTGGTTGGCACTGCCGGCCTGCCTCAG